TCGGAAGATTGAGACCAGGCAACAAAGGAGTTACCCATAACAAATAAGGTCGTTAGCATTCGTTTCATGTACTTATAGTTTGGTTGATAAAATGGTAAGCAATGATGCGGCCTTCTCCTGCGGATTGTTTTGGGGACATGTGTGCGTACTTGCGCGTGCTGATGCTACATAGTTAGGAATGGATAATTAAGAAAGCGTTTCACTATTTACAGCATGCTATCTCATTAATTATCCATTCCAGATCTTTCAAACGATATTGTCTATACGTCTTAATAAAATTGATAAAGGTCAGAATCGAACTCAAAGAACTTACTATCACGGAGGGTCATCACTGGTGCAGCTTTTCAGGAGTGCACCAGTTCTTCTTCTTTGAGTGATCCGTTGTCGGTTACACTCAGCATGGCAGGATGATAGTGTTCATTGTGCTGGGTAGCGTCCAGACCGAGTGCTTCTTCGTCTTCAGTAACCCGCAGCGGATGGATGAGGTTGATCAGTTTGAAGATAGCATAAGACACGGTGAAGCTGTAAGCCACTACCAGTAACAGTCCCAGCACCTGATTTTTGAACAGTTCGAAGTTTCCGTAGAACCAGCCGTTGTTGCCGCCTTCGTTGATAGCCTTGGTAGCGAAGATGCCGGTCAACAGCATGCCTACCATACCACCGAGTCCATGACAGGGGAACACGTCCAGTGTGTCGTCGATGCTGGTTTTTGATTTCCAGTGAACTGCCATATTAGAAACAATGGCAGCAATAAAGCCGATGAATATGCTTTGCGGGATAGCAACATAGCCGGCTGCCGGTGTAATAGCCACCAGGCCTACTACTGCGCCGATGCAGAAACCGAGCGCCGATGGTTTTCTTCCACGGATCACATCAAAGAAAACCCAGGAAAGGCCCGCAGCTGCAGTAGCCGTATTGGTAGTGGCAAAAGCGGTGGCCGCCAGAGCATTGGCACCCAGTGCAGAACCGGCGTTGAAACCAAACCAGCCAAACCACAGCAAACCAGTGCCTAACAGTACAAAGGGAATATTTGCAGGCTGCAGTTCTTTCTTTTCAATATGGTCTTTTCTGCGTTTCAGCACCAGGGCACCCGCGAGGGCAGCGCAACCAGCAGAGATGTGTACCACTGTGCCGCCGGCAAAGTCCAGTACACCCAGCTTAAAGAGAATACCATCCGGATGCCAGGTCCAGTGTGCAATAGGAGCATATACCAGGACGCTGAACAGCACCATGAACAGTACATAAGAAGTAAAACGAATTCTTTCCGCTACTGCACCTACCACCAGCGCCGGCGTGATGATGGCGAACTTCATCTGGAAGAGCGCAAACAACAACAACGGGATTGTGGGAGCCAGGCTCCAGGGAGCGCCGGAACCAACATGGTTAAACATAAAATATGTAGAAGGAGAACCGATAATGCCATGATAAGACTTTCCAAATGCCAGGCTAAACCCAACAACTACCCATACTATGCTGATCAACCCGGTTGCAATAAAACTCTGCATCATGGTAGAGATCACATTTTTCCGGTTCACCATACCTCCATAAAAGAAGGAAAGGCCGGGAGTCATCAAAAACACCAAAGAAGAGGCTACAAGAATCCAGGCGATGTCAGCCGTATTATATTTACTAACATCTGAAAAATTGGGGAGAGCTGGAATAAAAATTCCAATTACTGCTATTACCGCCAGAAAAATAAAGGGGAGATAGTCTTGGAATGAACTTTTCTTCATAGCATTTGATTTTTAAATTTCTTAAATAAAAGTAGATATGAAATTTAAAACATCAAATAGAAGGGCCTAAAAATAGAATTATTTGAATAATCGCTATTAAAATTAGGATTAACTCAATCATATACCAATAAATAATAATATCAATCTTTTATTCTATTGCTACGGGGTACATTTTGCAATCGATATCATAAACATAATAAACTCTTAATCAATTAATTACAAATCAACCTAAGAGGCTTAAGTTTTTTTCAATAAAATCAGGGAGAGGTGTTACTATGATTAGCTATAATCCTTTACAGTAAATTGTTTATCAACTTTATACACATATATAATATATCACTGGATTCTTAATTTTTCCAGTGATATATTATAAATAATTCTATATAACTTTTTAAAAACGGAGGACGATTTAATGTTTCATATCCTGCAATTCCCGCTCCATCGCAAACATCTGGTCGCGTAAACGGGCAGCTTCCATAAAGTCGAGGTCTTTTGCCGCTTTTTCCATGTCCTTCTTCACTTTCTGAATAGCTTTTTCCATCTGCGGAATCGTTTTGGCCGAAGCTGTCGTTTCTTTGGCCAATTGTACAGCATCTTCCGCTACCAGCGACACGTCATGCACGGCATAAGGAGAGGACTCGTCAAAATGTTTGATTTCCAA
The Chitinophaga varians genome window above contains:
- a CDS encoding ammonium transporter, with the translated sequence MKKSSFQDYLPFIFLAVIAVIGIFIPALPNFSDVSKYNTADIAWILVASSLVFLMTPGLSFFYGGMVNRKNVISTMMQSFIATGLISIVWVVVGFSLAFGKSYHGIIGSPSTYFMFNHVGSGAPWSLAPTIPLLLFALFQMKFAIITPALVVGAVAERIRFTSYVLFMVLFSVLVYAPIAHWTWHPDGILFKLGVLDFAGGTVVHISAGCAALAGALVLKRRKDHIEKKELQPANIPFVLLGTGLLWFGWFGFNAGSALGANALAATAFATTNTATAAAGLSWVFFDVIRGRKPSALGFCIGAVVGLVAITPAAGYVAIPQSIFIGFIAAIVSNMAVHWKSKTSIDDTLDVFPCHGLGGMVGMLLTGIFATKAINEGGNNGWFYGNFELFKNQVLGLLLVVAYSFTVSYAIFKLINLIHPLRVTEDEEALGLDATQHNEHYHPAMLSVTDNGSLKEEELVHS